A window of Chryseobacterium sp. IHB B 17019 genomic DNA:
GAGGTATATGTGAAGGTGGTAATGAAAATTATAATTTTTTCAAGCAATGGTTCAAACTTTATAATTTAAAATAAAAGTCTCCACTTTAAGTGGGGATTGCTTTATAAAATGGATATATGATTACTTACCTGTTCTATATGGTTTTTAATTGACATTTTTTTACAAACCCCTAACCCTGGATAATGGCCGTCTGCTTGTCTATCACGAAAATCTTTAATACCTACGCCCTCAAAAATTGGATTGGCATCTATATAATTAATTAGTTTATTTAATGCTTGAGTAAATTTATTAGCTTGATTTTTTCTATCCTCATTGTCATTGGAAATAAAATGTCTAATTTCAAAATCTTTCGAATTTATTTTTGATAAGTGCAATGCTATAGCAAAAGGCGAACCTCCCGTATCTGAAACCTCTTTGCCGATAATAGTAAAATCACCGAAACCATATATCCCTTCATTTTCATATTTGAATATTAAGTGTGAAAATTCAGAATGGCTCGGATAGTCAGTATTTCGTTCTTGTTTTTTGAATCCATCTTCGATATAAACTATTTCACCATTTGCTGTATTGTTTATATAATCATCATTTACTTTATTTATTAAATAAATATCATATTTAGCTTTAGAATTTTTTCTTAAAAACAATGTGTCACTAAATTTACCATAATGTAATAAAGATTTTTCTAATTTAGGATTAGATTTAAAAAAATCATCTAAATCATAGGTTGATGTTTTATTGTCTAATATAAAACCTAGCGAATAATTTTTGTAGCCCTTTAAGACACCTTGAATAAATTCATGCTGAATCTGATTTTGTTTTGGATAAGTTGCTTTTTGAGGGTTAACAACCAAGATAAAATAGATGTTCTTTTCTACTAATCTTGTGATTTGTGATTTTAAGCTTTTGCTATTAGGTGGAATAAGCACAGGAATTGTTGTTTCAAATACTGCAGCAGGCAGTTCACTTAAAGCAAAAATCTCATTTTGCTTTGCTGTTAAAATTGGGAAATACATGGTTTTTATTTTTATATTAATTGTCTAATATAAAAAATATTTAAATAAAAACCTTTTGAATATTCCTTTTAATGTTCTCACATTTTTTTTTGTTATAACCGTGTTGAATTGTCATGCTTTTCAAGCTTGTTGGTAGTTCGCTAATTAATTCAATATGTTCTTTCTTTAAGCTTCTTCTTTTTAAGTAATATAACGTTCTTTTGTAAGCAGCTTCAATATTAATTTCTTTAAAAAGATCAAAACAATAATTAAATATCTTAGTATTTGGCATTATAGGAATAGGCCCATAACAGTCAACTATAAGATTAATATATTCATTTTTTCTTAGAGCGTAAAAAAGTGATTTATGAGTAATATTTTGAAAATTAGAAACTGCTTCCTTATAAATATGGACTTTGTTTAAACTGTCTATAATTAAAATTCCAACCTCAGTGCTGACAATTTTTTCAACTTTTTTGAGATGCTTTTCACAAGTTACTACATTTACAAATTCAAAAAAACTGGAATAATCAGCTAATTGTGAAAACAATCTTTCAGTAGTATCAATTTCAGATTTAATTTCATACACTGTTGAAACACCATTAAAAACCGCTAAGTCGGCCTTAGATTTTCCGACGTAAAATTCTGGAACAGTAACACAATCATTTATATTATGATTTTTTAAAATTACGTCTTTAAAAATGATGTTTTTAAAGATATATTCATTCTTATATTTCTTTGATAAAACTTTATAAAATTCAGTATATGCTTTTTCTAATGTAAATTCCGGATATTCTAAACACAAGCTTTTAAATGTATTCACAATACTATTAATCTTGTCCTCATCCTGCAATGCTAAGTAATTAAAATTTGCAGGTGAGAAAAGTTTTGAAATTTGTATAAATTCAGATTTGCAAAGTTTTGATTTTATCTTCATCTCTTAACTAATGTTCAAAGATAATAAATTATTAAAAACTATAAATTAAAATTGATATATTAGTGGGATAAGTTTGTTTCTAAAAGAACAAACACGACCATTTATTATTTTTATTAAATATATTTATTGATTATCTTATTTAATTACCTTTTTTAAGCTGCTGATATTTTGAAAAAATGTTCTTACTATTAAAAAAAATATTTCCTAAATAATTGTTTTTTCTTTTTAAGATGCTGATTTACTTTTTAAGCTGTTGAAGAGTTGTTGATACCTTTATTTTTTCCAGAGCTATATTAAGAGCGCTTTTTTTACTTTCTTTTAATAAGTTTATCTTCATGCTTTCCTTTCTTTTCTCTGCTTCAAACACTAATTCTTTGAGATCAATATCAAATCCGACATAAAACCCTTTTGTATATCGGGAATAGTATTTTAATCCCCAATTAATTTGTAACTCAGTCTTTATTTTGTCTAAATGGTATCTTGTAAAGTCAAAACCTTTTAAGGCTAGGTAGTCTTTTACTTTTTCCTTACCTGCCATTCTGGTAAACATCATTTGATTATTTGTCTTGGCATATTGTTTCTTTCCAATAATTGATTTTAAAGCTAAAAATGTAAATAGGCATTCCCAGATATAATCCGTTTTATCGTTTTTATAAAAGTCCCAAAAAATATCTGTATTGAGCCCGGTATAGACTTTAGAATTTCTATATTTTGAATGTAATTGTTTACCTCGAGATAAAGCATAATCTACATTTGCTAATTTCACATTAAGCCATGATGCCGACCTTTTAAATCTTTCTTCTTCTGTTTCTTCATATTGATTCAAATCTTCAATAAAGATCGAATGCCCGTAAAGCGAATAGTAAAGTAAATTACTAAGAAAATCTTTCTTACCTTCCTGATTGGATTTTAAAATCCCCTGCATTAAATGAATAGGGAAATTGAAGTACTTGATATTGTTTCTAGAGGTTTCCATATTTTTTATTTTTCTGAATGGAATATTAAGCCGGAGCTACGACAAAAGATGTCGTATTATTTTTGCTAAGACATAAAATAAACTGACTAATAAATTAAGAGTAGGCTAAATTCCAGAAACCAATAACCTTTCAATATCATGATGTGAAATTTTATCAGCGGCATTTAATTTCTCCATAATTTTCAGATACTTTTTAGTAGGTATTCCTTTATAAAATTTCTTGAAATAAGGTGTATATAACTGTTCATAAAGTCTTTCTGATTCGAAATATGGTCCATAAAGTTTATCCATAAGACGATAACTTTTGCTCTCTATCTGTTTCTGATACATTATCCCAGAATATGCTTCACGGTGAAGAAAATATTTTTTGCCATATAATTTCCTGCATAGTTTTCCGGTATTAGGACAAACGAAGAACCATATTTTTCCTTTTCCAAGATTAGATGTCTTTGAGGTTATTTGAATATTATAGTTGACAGGTTCTTTTTTGTAGAGATAATCAAGAGTTAAAACTCCTCTATCTTCATAAATTTGCACTGAAATTTTTATACTAGCTCTTTCCTCTCCATTTCTAGACCATTTCAT
This region includes:
- a CDS encoding sce7725 family protein encodes the protein MYFPILTAKQNEIFALSELPAAVFETTIPVLIPPNSKSLKSQITRLVEKNIYFILVVNPQKATYPKQNQIQHEFIQGVLKGYKNYSLGFILDNKTSTYDLDDFFKSNPKLEKSLLHYGKFSDTLFLRKNSKAKYDIYLINKVNDDYINNTANGEIVYIEDGFKKQERNTDYPSHSEFSHLIFKYENEGIYGFGDFTIIGKEVSDTGGSPFAIALHLSKINSKDFEIRHFISNDNEDRKNQANKFTQALNKLINYIDANPIFEGVGIKDFRDRQADGHYPGLGVCKKMSIKNHIEQVSNHISIL
- a CDS encoding sce7726 family protein, which gives rise to MKIKSKLCKSEFIQISKLFSPANFNYLALQDEDKINSIVNTFKSLCLEYPEFTLEKAYTEFYKVLSKKYKNEYIFKNIIFKDVILKNHNINDCVTVPEFYVGKSKADLAVFNGVSTVYEIKSEIDTTERLFSQLADYSSFFEFVNVVTCEKHLKKVEKIVSTEVGILIIDSLNKVHIYKEAVSNFQNITHKSLFYALRKNEYINLIVDCYGPIPIMPNTKIFNYCFDLFKEINIEAAYKRTLYYLKRRSLKKEHIELISELPTSLKSMTIQHGYNKKKCENIKRNIQKVFI